In a genomic window of Wyeomyia smithii strain HCP4-BCI-WySm-NY-G18 chromosome 1, ASM2978416v1, whole genome shotgun sequence:
- the LOC129717546 gene encoding myosin regulatory light chain sqh isoform X1, with translation MSSRKTAVRRGTTKKRAQRATSNVFAMFDQAQIAEFKEAFNMIDQNRDGFIEKEDLHDMLASLGKNPTEDYLEGMMNEAPGPINFTMFLTLFGERLQGTDPEDVIKNAFGCFDEDNTGLINEERLRELLTTMGDRFTDEDVDEMFREAPIKNTMFDYIEFTRILKHGAKDKDEQFIETQSTPVIGKIMQPPPPPVVNSTSSTVTITVKKSVSWN, from the exons ATGTCTTCCCGCAAAACTGCCGTGCGTCGGGGTACGACCAAGAAGCGTGCCCAGCGTGCCACCTCGAACGTGTTCGCCATGTTCGACcaggcccagatcgccgagTTCAAGGAGGCGTTCAACATGATCGACCAGAACCGGGACGGATTCATCGAGAAGGAAGACCTGCACGATATGCTGGCCTCGCTCGGCAAGAACCCGACCGAGGACTACCTGGAGGGTATGATGAACGAGGCGCCGGGACCGATCAATTTCACCATGTTCCTGACGCTGTTTGGCGAGCGGCTGCAGGGCACCGATCCGGAGGATGTTATCAAGAACGCCTTTGGATGCTTTGACGAGGATAATACTGGTCTCATCAATGAGGAACGATTGCGGGAGCTACTGACCACGATGGGTGATCGGTTCACCGACGAGGACGTGGACGAAATGTTCCGCGAGGCACCGATCAAGAATACCATGTTCGATTACATCGAGTTCACCAGAATCCTGAAGCACGGCGCCAAGGACAAGGACGAACA GTTCATCGAAACGCAATCCACGCCGGTTATCGGGAAGATTATGCAGccaccaccaccaccggtagtcaATTCGACGTCGTCGACGGTTACTATCACTGTGAAAAAATCTGTTTCCTGGAATTAA
- the LOC129717546 gene encoding myosin regulatory light chain sqh isoform X2, with protein sequence MSSRKTAVRRGTTKKRAQRATSNVFAMFDQAQIAEFKEAFNMIDQNRDGFIEKEDLHDMLASLGKNPTEDYLEGMMNEAPGPINFTMFLTLFGERLQGTDPEDVIKNAFGCFDEDNTGLINEERLRELLTTMGDRFTDEDVDEMFREAPIKNTMFDYIEFTRILKHGAKDKDEQ encoded by the coding sequence ATGTCTTCCCGCAAAACTGCCGTGCGTCGGGGTACGACCAAGAAGCGTGCCCAGCGTGCCACCTCGAACGTGTTCGCCATGTTCGACcaggcccagatcgccgagTTCAAGGAGGCGTTCAACATGATCGACCAGAACCGGGACGGATTCATCGAGAAGGAAGACCTGCACGATATGCTGGCCTCGCTCGGCAAGAACCCGACCGAGGACTACCTGGAGGGTATGATGAACGAGGCGCCGGGACCGATCAATTTCACCATGTTCCTGACGCTGTTTGGCGAGCGGCTGCAGGGCACCGATCCGGAGGATGTTATCAAGAACGCCTTTGGATGCTTTGACGAGGATAATACTGGTCTCATCAATGAGGAACGATTGCGGGAGCTACTGACCACGATGGGTGATCGGTTCACCGACGAGGACGTGGACGAAATGTTCCGCGAGGCACCGATCAAGAATACCATGTTCGATTACATCGAGTTCACCAGAATCCTGAAGCACGGCGCCAAGGACAAGGACGAACAGTAA